A stretch of the Arthrobacter stackebrandtii genome encodes the following:
- a CDS encoding beta-galactosidase — protein sequence MLHATLRLPEPPADTTHRPVAAEGGSTGAAGLPGTGTITANSRHLSRDGAPWFPVMGEYHFSRQDPGQWRTGLERMKQGGITVVSTYVFWNHHEEHQGTFRWTGSRNLRAFVELCAELGLDSVVRIGPWAHGEARNGGFPDWLQALPVNHRSDDPAYLAHVRPFFSQVADQLSGLFHGGGPIVAVQLENELYDQPGHILTLKHMAQELGMAPPLWTATAWGGAQLPAGEVLPLYGGYPEAFWEDAHPGWARGSRKHYFFSHIRDDHSIGADLRPTADSGTAAEMAAPYATCELGGGMPSAYHRRPIIPAADVSALALAKIGSGSVWQGYYMFHGASQGLGELSTLQESQSTGYPNDLPVMSYDFQAPLGEHGQVRESYHRLRAQHLFLAEAGPGLAGMPMTLPDTVPAGLDDAETLRWSVRSDGRAGFIFVNNHQPSTDALGAKEGVQFSVTLADGARLSIPRRPATIAAGAHFVWPFNLPLGHGATLVHTTAQLLTSLPVGPRTCFVFSRTEGVDTEFEVALPADDGGTRQTIQLAVPPGPGPVELPVTDRVSILLIDGDDALRAWKADFAGAPRIILADSLLASAGTLRLDITAPRQEVGIYPPVDNVAAVPGDVEAAVSRLGGGGPLDRFTVEVPAGSLATAGSAELLQEAAGPAPLRTGGVHGRAAAPLDSDYETAALFQLDFTAEQLPETGQNLLRISWTGDAARAFIAGALVSDNYWNGLAWAIDLAPHRDALLRHGLQIRAFPLNPDAPIYVDESIRPGRTTLDIPDVRILHRRHMVLTGR from the coding sequence ATGCTCCACGCCACGCTCCGCCTGCCCGAACCCCCAGCCGACACCACGCACCGCCCCGTCGCCGCAGAAGGCGGCAGCACAGGGGCGGCCGGCCTGCCGGGAACCGGCACCATCACCGCCAACAGCCGCCACCTCAGCCGGGACGGTGCGCCATGGTTCCCCGTCATGGGCGAATACCATTTCAGCCGCCAGGATCCCGGGCAGTGGCGCACGGGGCTGGAACGCATGAAGCAGGGCGGCATCACTGTTGTCTCGACCTACGTTTTCTGGAACCACCACGAAGAACACCAGGGCACTTTCCGCTGGACCGGCAGCCGCAACCTGCGCGCCTTCGTGGAACTCTGCGCCGAACTGGGGCTGGACTCCGTGGTGCGCATCGGGCCGTGGGCCCACGGCGAGGCCCGCAACGGCGGATTCCCCGACTGGCTCCAGGCCCTGCCCGTCAACCACCGCAGCGACGATCCTGCCTATCTCGCCCACGTGCGGCCCTTCTTCTCCCAGGTTGCGGACCAGCTCAGCGGACTGTTCCACGGCGGCGGCCCGATCGTCGCCGTGCAACTGGAGAATGAGCTGTACGACCAGCCCGGGCACATCCTTACCCTGAAGCACATGGCGCAGGAGCTTGGCATGGCCCCGCCGCTATGGACGGCCACGGCCTGGGGCGGCGCACAGCTGCCGGCCGGAGAGGTGCTCCCGCTCTATGGCGGCTACCCCGAAGCATTCTGGGAAGACGCCCATCCCGGCTGGGCCCGGGGCAGCAGGAAGCACTACTTCTTCAGCCACATCCGTGACGACCATTCCATCGGCGCCGACCTGCGCCCCACGGCCGATTCCGGCACCGCAGCTGAGATGGCGGCACCCTATGCCACCTGCGAGTTGGGCGGCGGCATGCCCTCGGCCTACCACCGCCGGCCCATCATTCCCGCCGCGGACGTCTCCGCACTGGCCCTGGCCAAGATCGGCAGCGGCTCGGTGTGGCAGGGCTACTACATGTTCCACGGCGCCTCGCAGGGCCTGGGCGAGCTCTCCACCTTGCAGGAGTCCCAGTCCACCGGCTACCCCAACGACCTCCCCGTCATGAGCTACGATTTCCAGGCGCCGCTGGGCGAGCACGGCCAGGTCCGGGAGTCGTACCACCGGCTGCGGGCGCAGCATTTGTTCCTTGCCGAGGCGGGCCCCGGGCTTGCCGGAATGCCCATGACCCTGCCGGACACGGTCCCCGCCGGCCTGGACGATGCCGAAACACTCCGCTGGTCCGTGCGCAGCGACGGCCGGGCCGGCTTCATCTTCGTCAACAACCACCAGCCCTCCACCGATGCGCTCGGGGCCAAGGAAGGCGTCCAGTTCAGCGTCACATTGGCCGACGGCGCCCGGCTCAGCATTCCCCGCCGGCCCGCAACCATTGCGGCGGGAGCGCACTTTGTGTGGCCGTTCAACCTGCCGCTGGGCCACGGCGCCACGCTGGTGCACACCACGGCGCAGCTGCTCACGAGCCTGCCGGTTGGACCGCGGACCTGCTTCGTGTTTTCCCGGACAGAGGGCGTGGACACCGAGTTTGAGGTTGCCCTGCCCGCGGACGACGGCGGCACCCGCCAAACGATTCAGCTGGCGGTTCCGCCGGGGCCCGGTCCCGTGGAATTGCCCGTCACGGACCGCGTGTCCATCTTGCTCATTGACGGCGACGATGCCCTGCGCGCCTGGAAGGCCGACTTTGCCGGGGCACCCCGCATCATCCTGGCCGACTCGCTCCTGGCCTCGGCCGGCACGCTGCGGCTGGACATCACCGCACCCCGGCAGGAGGTTGGCATCTATCCGCCCGTGGACAATGTGGCGGCGGTGCCCGGCGATGTCGAGGCTGCCGTCTCACGGCTGGGCGGCGGCGGGCCGCTGGACCGGTTCACGGTGGAGGTCCCCGCCGGATCCCTCGCCACGGCAGGTTCCGCCGAGCTGCTGCAGGAGGCTGCGGGGCCCGCTCCCCTGCGCACGGGCGGGGTGCACGGGCGCGCCGCCGCACCGCTGGACAGCGATTATGAGACGGCCGCCCTGTTCCAGTTGGACTTCACTGCCGAACAGCTGCCGGAGACCGGGCAAAACCTGTTGCGGATCAGCTGGACCGGCGATGCCGCACGGGCGTTCATCGCCGGGGCGCTGGTTTCGGACAACTACTGGAACGGGCTGGCCTGGGCCATCGACCTGGCGCCGCACCGGGACGCGCTGCTGCGCCACGGGCTGCAGATCCGGGCCTTCCCGCTCAATCCCGACGCACCAATCTACGTGGACGAGTCCATCAGGCCTGGGCGAACCACCCTTGACATCCCAGACGTCCGCATCCTGCACCGGAGGCACATGGTCCTGACGGGCCGCTGA
- a CDS encoding rhamnulokinase: MSAAPAAPATALFAAVDIGASSGRVIVGGVGGGTAELHVVHRFPNGVVEREGALHWDFDALFAEVLTGLRAAADHASAVGGVVASIGIDTWAVDYGLVDAAGTLQGPPFSYRDGRGATQVGRVHGLLGPERLYETTGLQHLPFNTVFQLAAEQAAGRDLTGLQALLIPDLIAFKLTGNRRTESTNASTTGLYDAVAGEWATEFLAALGLPDRLFPPLIEPGETIGTLRPDAAARTGLPGSTPVVAVGSHDTASAVAAVPADGPNFAYISSGTWSLVGVELDAPVLAEASRAANFTNERGVDGTTRYLRNVGGLWLLSESIRSWEEEALDAGSPASAPASPALSLAGLLAAAAAEPAGGPLIDVDSEAFIAPGNMPNRIRAAVSATGGRLESRAPAVVRCILDSLAASYARTVRQAQELSGRRVEVIHIVGGGSQNELLCQITANSTGLPVVAGPVEATALGNVLVQARAAGAAPAALQDLRAVVAASHPGTKYFPGG, translated from the coding sequence ATGAGCGCTGCCCCTGCCGCGCCCGCCACGGCTTTGTTTGCCGCCGTCGACATTGGCGCGTCCTCAGGGCGCGTCATCGTCGGCGGTGTTGGGGGCGGGACGGCCGAACTGCACGTGGTGCACCGCTTCCCCAATGGCGTGGTGGAACGTGAAGGCGCCCTGCACTGGGACTTCGATGCCCTGTTCGCCGAGGTGCTCACCGGGTTGCGGGCCGCCGCGGACCACGCGTCGGCCGTTGGCGGCGTGGTCGCCAGCATCGGCATCGACACCTGGGCCGTGGACTACGGGCTGGTCGACGCTGCCGGAACACTCCAGGGGCCCCCGTTCAGCTACAGGGACGGGCGCGGCGCCACGCAAGTGGGCAGGGTCCATGGCCTGCTCGGTCCTGAGCGGCTGTATGAAACCACCGGCCTGCAGCACCTGCCGTTCAACACGGTCTTCCAGCTGGCTGCCGAGCAGGCCGCCGGCCGGGATCTCACCGGGCTGCAGGCGCTGCTGATCCCCGATCTCATCGCGTTCAAGCTCACCGGCAACCGCCGCACCGAGTCCACCAACGCCTCCACCACGGGCCTGTACGACGCCGTGGCGGGGGAGTGGGCCACCGAGTTCCTGGCCGCCCTGGGCCTGCCGGACAGGCTGTTCCCGCCGCTCATTGAGCCCGGGGAAACCATCGGCACGCTGCGCCCGGATGCTGCCGCGCGAACGGGGCTGCCGGGAAGCACTCCGGTGGTGGCCGTCGGCTCGCACGACACCGCCTCCGCCGTGGCCGCCGTCCCCGCCGACGGCCCCAATTTTGCCTACATTTCCTCCGGAACGTGGTCGCTGGTGGGCGTGGAGCTGGACGCCCCGGTCCTGGCGGAGGCCAGCCGCGCCGCGAACTTCACGAATGAGCGCGGTGTGGACGGCACCACCCGCTACCTGCGCAATGTGGGCGGGCTGTGGCTGCTCAGCGAGTCGATCCGCTCCTGGGAAGAGGAGGCGCTCGACGCCGGGTCCCCGGCTTCCGCGCCCGCATCACCCGCGCTGTCCCTCGCCGGGCTGCTCGCTGCCGCGGCGGCCGAACCGGCAGGGGGCCCGCTCATCGACGTTGATTCAGAAGCCTTCATCGCCCCCGGGAACATGCCCAACCGCATCCGGGCCGCTGTCAGCGCCACGGGAGGGAGACTGGAAAGCCGGGCACCCGCCGTCGTGCGCTGCATTTTGGACAGCCTCGCGGCCTCCTACGCCCGCACCGTGCGGCAGGCGCAGGAACTGTCGGGCCGGCGCGTGGAGGTCATCCACATTGTGGGCGGCGGTTCCCAGAATGAGCTGCTGTGCCAGATCACCGCCAATTCGACGGGCCTGCCCGTTGTGGCCGGGCCCGTGGAGGCGACGGCGCTGGGCAATGTGCTGGTCCAGGCACGTGCGGCCGGTGCGGCGCCCGCCGCACTGCAGGATTTGCGGGCGGTTGTCGCCGCCAGCCACCCTGGAACCAAGTACTTTCCCGGGGGCTGA
- a CDS encoding bifunctional aldolase/short-chain dehydrogenase, whose translation MSEQSTRTDKPGTTAAPATAPAGTDTVAALIARSNRLGADKRNTNYAGGNTSAKGTATDPVTGEDVELLWVKGSGGDLGTLQESGLAVLRLDRMRALVNSYPGVEREDEMVAAFDYCLHGKGGAAPSIDTAMHGLVEAAHVDHLHPDSGIAIATAADGEELTAKIFGSKVAWVPWRRPGFQLGLDIAAIKDNNPGAVGTILGGHGITAWGATSEEAEANSLWIIETAEAYIRENGRKDPFGAALPGYGALSEGERRAKAAALAPTIRGLASTDKAAVGHFNDDAAVLDFLASAEHPRLGALGTSCPDHFLRTKVTPLILDLPADASVEDSIARLKELHAAYRTDYAAYYDRNALPDSPAMRGADPAIVLVPGVGMFSYGANKQTARVAGEFYLNAINVMRGAEALSAYAPIDEAEKFRIEYWALEEAKLARMPKPKSHATRIALVTGSASGIGKAIATRLAADGACIVIADLNLEAAQAVALELGGPDVAIGIQADVTDESAVRAAVDAAVLAFGGLDLVVNNAGLSISKPLLETTEKDWDLQHDVMAKGSFLVSKAAAKVLIEQDMGGDIIYISSKNSVFAGPNNIAYSATKADQAHQVRLLAAELGEYGVRVNGINPDGVVRGSGIFAGGWGAKRAAVYGVDEEKLGEYYAQRTLLKREVLPENVANAAAVLTSAELSHTTGLHIPVDAGVAAAFLR comes from the coding sequence ATGAGCGAGCAGAGCACCAGGACTGACAAACCAGGCACGACGGCGGCCCCCGCCACCGCGCCGGCCGGCACCGACACGGTGGCCGCGTTGATCGCCCGCTCCAACCGTTTGGGTGCGGACAAGCGCAACACCAACTACGCGGGCGGCAACACATCCGCAAAGGGCACTGCCACGGACCCCGTCACCGGGGAAGATGTGGAACTGCTGTGGGTCAAGGGCTCCGGCGGAGACTTGGGCACCCTGCAGGAATCCGGACTGGCCGTATTGCGCCTGGACCGCATGCGCGCCCTGGTCAACAGCTACCCGGGTGTTGAGCGCGAGGACGAGATGGTTGCCGCCTTCGACTACTGCCTGCATGGCAAGGGCGGCGCGGCGCCGTCGATCGACACAGCCATGCACGGCCTGGTCGAGGCCGCCCACGTCGACCACCTGCACCCGGACTCCGGCATCGCGATCGCCACGGCGGCCGACGGCGAGGAACTGACCGCTAAAATCTTCGGTTCCAAGGTTGCCTGGGTGCCGTGGCGGCGCCCCGGCTTCCAGCTGGGCCTGGACATTGCCGCAATCAAGGACAACAACCCGGGAGCCGTCGGCACCATCCTCGGCGGACACGGGATCACCGCCTGGGGCGCCACCAGCGAAGAAGCCGAAGCAAACTCGCTGTGGATCATTGAAACCGCCGAGGCCTACATCCGGGAAAACGGCCGCAAGGACCCGTTCGGTGCTGCACTGCCCGGCTACGGTGCGCTGTCCGAGGGGGAGCGCCGCGCCAAGGCAGCCGCATTGGCGCCGACCATCCGCGGGCTTGCCTCCACGGACAAGGCCGCGGTGGGCCACTTCAATGACGACGCCGCCGTGCTGGACTTCCTGGCCTCGGCAGAGCACCCGCGCCTGGGTGCGCTGGGCACCAGCTGCCCGGACCACTTCCTGCGCACCAAGGTCACCCCGTTGATCCTGGACCTGCCCGCTGACGCATCGGTGGAGGACTCCATCGCACGGCTGAAGGAACTCCACGCCGCATACCGCACGGACTACGCGGCCTACTACGACCGCAACGCGCTGCCCGATTCGCCCGCCATGCGCGGCGCGGACCCGGCCATCGTGCTGGTTCCCGGCGTGGGCATGTTCTCCTACGGCGCCAACAAGCAGACCGCACGCGTGGCCGGGGAGTTCTACCTCAACGCCATCAACGTCATGCGCGGCGCCGAGGCGCTCTCCGCCTACGCCCCCATCGACGAGGCGGAAAAGTTCCGCATCGAATACTGGGCGCTGGAGGAAGCCAAGCTGGCCCGGATGCCCAAGCCCAAGTCGCACGCCACCCGGATCGCCCTGGTGACCGGTTCGGCGTCGGGCATTGGAAAGGCCATCGCCACCCGCCTGGCCGCCGACGGCGCCTGCATCGTCATCGCCGACTTGAACCTGGAGGCGGCCCAGGCCGTCGCATTGGAGCTTGGCGGGCCGGACGTGGCCATCGGCATCCAGGCCGACGTCACGGACGAATCCGCCGTGCGTGCCGCCGTTGATGCTGCCGTGCTGGCATTCGGTGGCCTTGATTTGGTGGTCAACAACGCCGGGCTGTCCATCTCCAAGCCACTGCTGGAAACCACCGAAAAGGACTGGGACCTGCAGCACGACGTCATGGCCAAGGGCTCCTTCCTCGTGTCCAAGGCCGCCGCGAAGGTGCTGATCGAGCAGGACATGGGCGGGGACATCATCTACATCTCGTCCAAGAACTCCGTCTTCGCGGGCCCGAACAACATCGCCTACTCGGCCACCAAGGCCGATCAGGCCCACCAGGTGCGCCTGCTCGCCGCCGAATTGGGCGAGTATGGTGTCCGGGTCAATGGCATCAACCCCGACGGCGTGGTCCGCGGCTCCGGCATCTTCGCCGGCGGCTGGGGCGCCAAGCGCGCGGCAGTGTACGGCGTGGACGAGGAAAAACTGGGCGAATACTACGCGCAGCGGACCCTGCTCAAGCGCGAGGTGCTGCCGGAAAACGTGGCCAACGCCGCCGCCGTGCTCACCTCCGCCGAGCTCTCGCACACCACCGGCCTGCACATTCCCGTCGACGCCGGCGTGGCAGCAGCCTTCCTGCGATGA
- the rhaI gene encoding L-rhamnose isomerase, translating into MSDMAAALGRLDDLAIEVPSWAYGNSGTRFKVFGTPGTPRTVQEKIADAAKVNELTGLAPLVALHIPWDKVDDYDALNAYAKDHGVGLGTINSNTFQDDIYKFGSLTHVDAAVRRQAIDHHFECIDVMDATGSRDLKIWLADGTNYPGQGDIRGRQDRLAESLQEIYARLGENQRMVLEYKFFEPAFYHTDVPDWGTSYAHTLALGEKAKVCLDTGHHAPGTNIEFIVAQLLRLGKLGSFDFNSRFYADDDLIVGAADPYQLFRIMYEVIRGGGLGGGCEVALMLDQCHNLEEKIPGQIRSVLNVQEMTARALLVDRVALTEAQNAGDVLGANDIFSNAFYTDVRPALAEWRESRGLPADPLAAFAESGYQKQINDERVGGTQAGWGA; encoded by the coding sequence ATGAGTGACATGGCAGCGGCCCTGGGCCGCCTCGACGACCTGGCGATTGAGGTCCCCTCGTGGGCCTACGGCAACTCCGGCACGCGGTTCAAGGTGTTTGGCACGCCGGGCACTCCCCGCACGGTGCAGGAGAAGATTGCGGACGCCGCCAAGGTCAACGAGCTCACGGGGCTGGCGCCGCTGGTCGCGCTGCACATTCCGTGGGACAAAGTGGATGACTATGACGCGCTGAACGCCTACGCCAAAGATCACGGCGTGGGGCTGGGCACCATCAACTCCAACACCTTCCAGGACGACATCTACAAGTTCGGCTCCCTGACCCACGTGGACGCAGCCGTCCGCCGGCAGGCGATCGACCACCACTTCGAGTGCATCGACGTCATGGATGCCACCGGCTCCCGCGACCTGAAGATCTGGCTCGCCGACGGCACCAACTACCCCGGCCAGGGCGACATCCGCGGCCGCCAGGACCGCCTTGCCGAGTCGCTGCAGGAGATCTACGCCCGCCTGGGCGAGAACCAGCGCATGGTCCTGGAATACAAGTTCTTCGAGCCGGCTTTCTACCACACGGACGTCCCGGACTGGGGCACCTCCTACGCCCACACCCTCGCCCTGGGCGAGAAGGCCAAGGTCTGCCTGGACACCGGCCACCACGCCCCCGGCACCAACATCGAGTTCATCGTGGCGCAGCTGCTGCGCCTGGGCAAGCTGGGCTCCTTCGACTTCAACTCCCGCTTCTACGCCGACGACGACCTGATCGTGGGCGCCGCCGATCCCTACCAGCTGTTCCGCATCATGTACGAGGTCATCCGCGGCGGCGGCCTGGGCGGCGGCTGCGAAGTGGCTCTCATGCTGGACCAGTGCCACAACCTCGAGGAGAAGATCCCCGGCCAGATCCGCTCCGTGCTGAACGTGCAGGAAATGACCGCGCGCGCCCTGCTCGTGGACCGGGTTGCCCTCACCGAGGCGCAGAACGCCGGCGATGTCCTCGGCGCAAACGACATCTTCTCCAACGCCTTCTACACCGACGTCCGCCCGGCCCTCGCCGAGTGGCGCGAATCCCGCGGCCTGCCCGCGGACCCCCTCGCCGCCTTTGCTGAAAGCGGCTACCAGAAGCAAATCAACGACGAGCGCGTGGGCGGAACCCAGGCCGGATGGGGCGCGTAG
- a CDS encoding L-rhamnose mutarotase produces the protein MRVCFRSAVDPRHLSAYREAHASVWPEMLRELKAAGWNDYTLHLGDDGLLIGILECDDLDAARARMALTEVNGRWQAEMASLFPPSEGNPDEGFIVLDEVFNLEEQLAAASKETKDAHNE, from the coding sequence ATGCGGGTTTGTTTTCGTTCTGCCGTTGATCCCCGGCACCTTTCGGCCTATCGGGAAGCACACGCAAGTGTGTGGCCCGAGATGCTCCGGGAGCTCAAGGCGGCAGGCTGGAATGACTACACCCTGCACCTGGGCGATGACGGCCTGCTGATCGGCATTCTCGAGTGCGACGACCTGGACGCGGCGCGTGCCCGAATGGCGCTGACCGAGGTCAACGGCAGGTGGCAGGCCGAAATGGCCAGTCTCTTCCCGCCGTCGGAAGGCAACCCGGATGAGGGATTCATCGTGCTCGACGAAGTTTTCAATCTTGAGGAACAGTTGGCTGCCGCCAGCAAAGAAACTAAGGATGCACACAATGAGTGA
- a CDS encoding LacI family DNA-binding transcriptional regulator, with the protein MRTASIKDVANHAGVAVGTVSNVLNYPERVASKTRERVQASIAELGFVRNDVARQLRAGHSRTIGLVVLDIGNPFFSSLARAAEDAAAEGGNAVVLGNSGHDAGRELHYIDLFEEQRVQGVLISPVKDITARLKALVARGTKVVLVDSPAQEGAFSSVSVDDISGGFMATKHLLDIGRRRIAFVAGPQEFHQVTDRLTGAMRAVAQVPGATLEVLQASDLTVLAGRGIGDALVARESLLPDGLFCANDLLALGVMQSLTMLNTLRIPEDVALVGYDDIDFAASAVVPLTSVRQPTTLIGRTAIELLTEQLESPEAGPRSVVFEPELVVRASTGA; encoded by the coding sequence ATGCGGACTGCAAGCATCAAGGACGTTGCCAACCATGCAGGCGTGGCTGTGGGCACGGTGTCCAATGTCCTGAACTACCCGGAACGGGTGGCCTCAAAGACCCGGGAACGGGTCCAGGCATCCATTGCCGAACTGGGCTTTGTCCGCAACGACGTGGCGCGCCAGCTCCGGGCCGGGCACAGCCGCACCATTGGGCTTGTGGTGCTGGACATCGGCAACCCCTTCTTCTCCTCCCTGGCCAGGGCGGCGGAGGACGCTGCCGCGGAAGGGGGCAACGCCGTCGTCCTTGGCAACAGCGGGCACGATGCCGGGCGCGAGCTGCACTACATCGACCTCTTTGAGGAGCAGCGCGTGCAGGGCGTGCTGATCTCGCCGGTCAAGGACATCACCGCGCGCCTCAAGGCCCTGGTGGCCCGCGGCACGAAGGTTGTACTCGTGGACAGCCCCGCGCAGGAGGGTGCATTCAGCTCAGTCTCGGTGGATGACATTTCCGGCGGCTTCATGGCCACAAAGCACCTGCTGGACATTGGCCGGCGCAGGATTGCCTTTGTGGCAGGCCCCCAGGAATTCCACCAGGTCACGGACCGCCTGACCGGCGCCATGCGCGCGGTGGCGCAGGTCCCGGGCGCCACCTTGGAGGTGCTGCAGGCCTCGGACCTCACGGTGCTGGCCGGGCGCGGCATTGGCGACGCACTGGTTGCCCGGGAATCGCTGCTGCCGGACGGGCTTTTTTGCGCCAACGACCTCCTCGCACTGGGCGTCATGCAGTCACTCACCATGCTGAACACGCTGCGGATCCCGGAGGACGTGGCCCTGGTGGGCTACGACGACATCGACTTTGCCGCCTCGGCCGTGGTGCCGCTGACGTCGGTCCGCCAGCCCACCACGCTCATCGGGCGCACGGCGATCGAGCTGCTCACTGAGCAGCTGGAATCGCCGGAAGCCGGCCCGCGGTCGGTGGTATTCGAACCCGAACTGGTGGTGCGGGCCAGCACCGGAGCCTGA